In one Flavobacteriales bacterium genomic region, the following are encoded:
- a CDS encoding alpha/beta hydrolase, whose amino-acid sequence MRRATALLLPLLLLALPACNLARMHGRMSDKRLERHAYTARPFHASGPHFAWHRETGKPKLLLLHGYTGTGALQWSRTASLLRKDYDCILPDLLSHGQSAKWDSSRAGLSLDDQAAHVLLILDSLGVQGPIPVVGNSYGGGVAARLAELHPDRISRLVIYDGLVTDYSAALADSIARAQGAPSMLAVMRTPSADDLRFGIRLSLYRDPPLPRFILNQIYREFAAPYRAAQITLLQDLMAHEGELVHKRYDWRMPVHLIWGERDELIPNATGRALLQRHGLPEDRWTVIPRTGHVANIERPRAFVHVLREILSR is encoded by the coding sequence ATGCGCCGCGCCACCGCGCTCCTCCTCCCGCTTCTCCTCCTCGCGCTTCCCGCCTGCAACCTCGCACGCATGCACGGCCGCATGAGTGACAAGCGTCTGGAGCGCCATGCATACACGGCGAGGCCCTTCCATGCGAGCGGGCCGCATTTCGCGTGGCACCGTGAGACGGGCAAGCCGAAGCTCCTGCTGCTGCATGGCTATACCGGCACGGGCGCGCTGCAATGGAGCAGGACCGCCAGCCTGCTGCGCAAGGACTACGATTGCATCCTTCCCGACCTGCTGAGCCACGGACAGAGCGCCAAGTGGGACAGCAGCCGGGCGGGCCTCAGCCTCGACGATCAGGCCGCCCACGTGCTCCTGATCCTGGACAGCCTCGGGGTACAGGGGCCGATTCCCGTTGTCGGCAATAGCTACGGCGGCGGTGTAGCGGCGCGCCTGGCCGAACTGCATCCGGACCGCATCAGCCGGCTGGTGATCTACGACGGCCTGGTGACGGACTACAGCGCGGCGCTCGCCGACAGCATCGCCCGCGCCCAGGGGGCGCCGAGCATGCTCGCGGTCATGCGCACGCCCTCGGCGGACGACCTGCGCTTCGGCATCCGCCTCTCGCTCTACCGCGATCCGCCGCTCCCCCGCTTCATCCTCAACCAGATCTACCGCGAGTTCGCCGCGCCCTACCGGGCTGCGCAGATCACCCTGCTGCAGGACCTGATGGCGCACGAGGGGGAACTGGTGCACAAGCGCTACGACTGGCGCATGCCCGTGCACCTCATCTGGGGCGAGCGCGACGAGCTCATCCCCAACGCCACCGGGCGCGCGCTGCTGCAGCGGCACGGGCTTCCGGAGGACCGATGGACGGTGATTCCGCGGACCGGTCACGTGGCCAACATCGAGCGGCCCCGGGCCTTCGTGCACGTGCTCCGCGAGATCCTCTCCCGTTAG